The following are from one region of the Dreissena polymorpha isolate Duluth1 chromosome 2, UMN_Dpol_1.0, whole genome shotgun sequence genome:
- the LOC127869399 gene encoding uncharacterized protein LOC127869399, producing the protein MAECGSSHDMSSRFQRQNSVDSNRYQNENFSVEVNTILNCLGYGPDIRRFRKESYRFRDRVLNRRESKDKVMCVTVGSKLEGLTSFFESDTDCIILHSRVVCLETGVDPNAIANNISIFKMDTRTCYADHCKQLLVRIAPGHHPAFSNSIVVDPSGNRILSNLKLVTEFQKAPMPPSAVSYPRAGPSIPVSVGAYHQDTVHAIPCYCPSILERWAKRQPRHWPPTEIVQKVVSQGAFLVPTGFKGSEHKDEEFRICFNTGENELVSNLNDTQVKIYVLLKMVVKEVLKPQKKEVSLYVVKNIVLWQAESNPQYLFHERSLLHWLHEGLSELRAVVFSRQLQYYMIPERNLMAHCGLDDEQQQTWVKTITEMMNEGPKLLLRLMKIRKAIISYKQPLQWYSKMRTELELLQLKDMIRRELCTDKNSDLDLTDRNMKKIEERQQDILWEIALRMYMDGNGVQDWWDLNERMLS; encoded by the exons ATGGCGGAATGTGGTTCCAGCCATGACATGTCTTCTCGATTTCAGAGGCAAAACAGCGTTGACAGTAATCGCTATCAA AATGAGAATTTCTCCGTGGAGGTGAACACGATTCTGAACTGTCTAGGATATGGACCAGATATCAGACGGTTTCGCAAAGAGAGTTACAGATTTAGGGATAGAGTGCTGAATAGACGCGAAAGCAAAGACAAAGTAATGTGCGTCACCGTTGGGAGCAAATTAGAAGGACTTACGAGCTTCTTTGAAAGTGACACGGACTGTATTATATTACATTCCAGAGTTGTGTGTCTAGAAACCGGTGTTGACCCTAACGCAATCgcaaacaatatttcaatattcaaaatgGATACTAGGACATGCTATGCAGATCACTGTAAACAACTCCTAGTGAGAATAGCTCCAGGACACCACCCTGCATTTTCCAATTCTATTGTCGTTGATCCAAGTGGAAACAGAATTTTGAGCAATCTTAAACTTGTTACTGAATTCCAGAAGGCCCCAATGCCGCCATCTGCCGTAAGTTATCCACGCGCGGGGCCCTCAATACCCGTCTCGGTTGGAGCGTACCATCAAGATACGGTACACGCAATACCTTGTTACTGTCCCAGCATACTGGAAAGGTGGGCAAAAAGACAACCACGCCATTGGCCCCCAACGGAGATTGTTCAGAAAGTCGTTTCACAAGGAGCCTTTTTAGTCCCGACAGGTTTTAAAGGGAGTGAACATAAAGACGAAGAGTTCAGAATTTGCTTTAACACTGGCGAGAATGAATTAGTGAGCAATCTAAATGACACACaggttaaaatatatgttttattgaaaatggtcGTAAAAGAGGTACTTAAGCCCCAAAAGAAAGAGGTGTCGTTGTACGTTGTAAAGAATATTGTGCTATGGCAAGCGGAGAGCAACCCACAATACTTGTTTCATGAAAGGAGTTTGTTACACTGGCTTCATGAAGGGCTGAGCGAGTTACGAGCAGTTGTTTTTTCTAGACAACTACAATATTATATGATACCTGAGAGAAATTTGATGGCACACTGTGGATTAGATGATGAACAGCAGCAAACTTGGGTAAAAACTATTACTGAAATGATGAATGAAGGGCCAAAACTACTACTGCGATTAATGAAAATAAGAAAAGCCATAATTTCTTACAAGCAACCCTTGCAATGGTACAGCAAAATGAGGACAGAGCTTGAACTGCTTCAGTTAAAAGATATGATAAGAAGAGAGCTGTGCACAGATAAGAATTCGGACCTTGATTTGACTGACAGAAATATGAAGAAAATAGAGGAACGCCAGCAAGATATTTTATGGGAAATAGCCTTGCGGATGTACATGGACGGGAATGGCGTACAGGACTGGTGGGATTTAAATGAAAGAATGTTGAGCTGA